A portion of the Carassius carassius chromosome 42, fCarCar2.1, whole genome shotgun sequence genome contains these proteins:
- the LOC132124130 gene encoding dermatan-sulfate epimerase-like protein has product MWWPVVWRSIGWPTFAASLFLAVGASYSDVFNATGKDIFSDFGQFQITENGPPELRKLQAANLHPNLYFNQDDVPLLRQRSTTTHSHIFKVIRTAVLTMLSAGPLYMPPTKHEEFTSKWNEIYGNNLPPLALYCLLYPEDTAAMQFLIKFMDRMSEYPDWKVSSAPNDEVPMAHSLTGFATAFDFIYSLLDQKRRELYLKKISAETQALYETSKYRGWGKQFLQNHQTTNIVAILTGAIVVGAHDDTQSMVWKQVSVNYMEKTMFLLSHVVDGSLDEGVAYGSYTTKSITQYVFLAKRHFSIDNTQNNWLHTHYWFYYATLLPGFQRTVGIGDSNYNWFYGPESQLVFLDSFVIRNGSGNWLAQQIRKHRPKDGPMGQSFAQRWTTLHTEFIWYNADFTPQPPYDHNKAKMHIFSNWGVVTYGAGLSVAQGNTFVSFKSGKLGGRAVFDIVHAKPYSWVDGWNSFNPGHEHPDQNSFTFAPNGQVFVSEALYGPKYSFLNNVLVFSPSPTSQCNVPWEGQLGECAKWLRWTDPGVGDSAGELIAASAHGDAMFVSGEAAAAYSPAMRLKSVYRALLLLNSQTLVVVDHVEKRDDSPVNAVSAFFHNLDIDFKYVPHSFTDRYNGALMDVWDAHYKMFWFDSQGRSPNTQIQEAEQEAEFKKRWTQFINITFPLTDSVGRMVYVMHGPYVKVSNCRFTESSKNGLKLSLVINNTEKIVSVVTNHRDIVARYSYLGFGGYAKVEDRHQVMRFGLETQLVPKQTKLHNHLFDFGVTVNVIAGVILCVAIIFLTLQRKFYICFSRLMRYALLSVLMLWITELLFVSNSCDQLLCKVKWRGATTDPELSKQMRLYDQHQLPLPTVVITTLPGSGSDILKHLFYNNTDFVYLRIPTEHLDIPETEFEFDSLVDACEWTRSEAQCGRFKMIQGWLHSLVHNTHLFLQNIPLHDTSRLKPAQRLSLSQDKRRRLRRRESKAEMKGRVRVDRDVEYVQELRRHTLDYPNARVVLNLCSGSWALKLPFLQEVIGPSLRAIYVVRDPRAWIYLMLYNSKPSLYSLKNIPQHLALIFKQDMVSDRCPTTFAEEFRKLWQLISRSETNPVLLLSHLWLAHTAAVLRVTATLSEESYLQVRFEDVVNYPQETAEKIHYFLGIPVSPSALNQLMFTTSTNLYNLMYEGDISPANINKWRRNMPRRDIRLIEYTCGFLMRQLGYQRFTD; this is encoded by the coding sequence ATGTGGTGGCCAGTGGTTTGGAGGTCCATAGGGTGGCCTACATTTGCAGCGTCTCTATTTCTAGCAGTGGGAGCTTCATACTCTGATGTCTTTAATGCCACAGGGAAAGATATTTTTAGTGACTTTGGACAATTCCAGATTACAGAGAATGGGCCACCAGAGCTACGGAAACTCCAAGCCGCTAATCTTCACCCTAATTTATACTTTAACCAAGACGATGTACCACTGTTGAGACAAAGGTCAACTACGACTCACAGCCACATCTTTAAAGTGATCCGTACAGCTGTGCTAACGATGCTCTCCGCAGGCCCGCTCTACATGCCACCCACAAAGCATGAGGAGTTCACCAGCAAGTGGAACGAGATTTATGGAAACAACCTCCCTCCTCTGGCTCTCTACTGCCTCCTGTATCCTGAGGACACCGCAGCAATGCAGTTCCTGATTAAGTTCATGGACCGGATGTCAGAGTATCCTGACTGGAAAGTAAGCAGCGCACCTAATGATGAAGTTCCGATGGCTCATTCGCTCACTGGATTTGCTACTGCTTTTGACTTCATCTACTCATTGCTGGATCAGAAGCGCCGAGAACTGTACTTAAAGAAGATTTCTGCTGAAACCCAAGCACTGTACGAGACGTCAAAGTACAGGGGCTGGGGGAAGCAGTTTCTTCAAAACCATCAAACCACTAATATAGTTGCTATTCTGACTGGAGCAATAGTTGTGGGTGCACACGATGACACTCAGTCGATGGTTTGGAAACAGGTATCTGtaaattacatggagaagacAATGTTTCTGTTAAGTCATGTTGTAGACGGCTCTCTGGACGAGGGAGTTGCATACGGGAGCTACACAACAAAGTCAATCACGCAGTATGTTTTCCTAGCAAAGCGCCACTTTAGCATAGACAACACACAGAACAACTGGCTGCATACTCATTATTGGTTTTATTATGCCACTTTGCTTCCGGGCTTTCAGAGAACGGTTGGAATAGGGGACTCAAACTATAACTGGTTCTATGGACCAGAGAGCCAGTTAGTGTTTTTAGATTCATTTGTGATAAGAAATGGGTCTGGTAATTGGCTGGCACAGCAAATTAGGAAGCACAGACCTAAAGACGGTCCCATGGGTCAGTCCTTTGCCCAGCGCTGGACGACGCTTCACACAGAGTTCATCTGGTATAATGCCGACTTCACACCACAGCCCCCTTATGATCACAATAAGGCTAAGATGCACATCTTCTCTAACTGGGGTGTGGTAACCTATGGGGCTGGTTTATCTGTTGCACAAGGCAACACCTTCGTCTCATTTAAATCTGGTAAACTGGGTGGGCGGGCAGTGTTTGACATTGTCCATGCTAAACCTTACTCATGGGTGGATGGCTGGAACAGCTTTAACCCTGGTCACGAGCACCCAGACCAAAACTCATTTACTTTTGCCCCTAATGGACAAGTGTTTGTTTCTGAGGCATTATATGGCCCCAAATACAGCTTCCTAAACAACGTGCTGGTGTTCAGCCCTTCCCCGACGAGCCAGTGTAATGTCCCTTGGGAAGGACAGCTCGGGGAATGTGCCAAGTGGCTGCGCTGGACAGACCCAGGGGTCGGAGACTCGGCGGGAGAGCTGATCGCTGCTTCTGCTCATGGAGACGCTATGTTTGTGAGCGGAGAAGCGGCTGCAGCATATTCCCCAGCCATGAGACTGAAGAGTGTGTACCGAGCCCTGCTTCTCCTCAACTCACAGACTCTTGTGGTAGTGGACCACGTTGAGAAAAGAGACGACTCACCAGTGAACGCCGTCAGTGCTTTCTTTCACAATCTTGATATTGACTTTAAATATGTGCCCCATAGTTTCACAGACAGGTACAATGGGGCATTGATGGATGTTTGGGATGCTCATTACAAAATGTTTTGGTTTGACAGTCAGGGACGCAGCCCTAATACACAAATACAGGAGGCTGAGCAGGAAGCTGAGTTTAAAAAGAGGTGGACACAGTTTATCAACATCACCTTCCCTCTCACAGATTCAGTAGGTAGGATGGTGTATGTGATGCACGGACCTTACGTTAAAGTTTCCAACTGTAGGTTCACTGAAAGCAGTAAGAATGGACTAAAACTTTCTCTTGTCATCAATAACACTGAGAAAATTGTGTCTGTAGTAACCAATCACAGAGACATCGTAGCCCGTTACAGCTATCTGGGCTTTGGGGGTTACGCTAAGGTGGAAGACAGACATCAGGTTATGCGTTTTGGCTTGGAGACACAGCTTGTCCCCAAACAGACTAAACTGCACAATCATCTCTTTGACTTTGGGGTTACGGTGAATGTCATTGCTGGGGTAATACTGTGTGTGGCCATTATTTTCTTGACCCTGCAGCGGAAGTTTTACATTTGCTTTAGCAGACTGATGCGTTATGCTTTGCTTTCGGTGTTAATGCTGTGGATAACTGAGCTCCTGTTCGTCTCAAACAGCTGTGATCAGCTCCTGTGTAAGGTGAAGTGGCGCGGAGCCACCACAGACCCAGAGCTTAGCAAACAAATGAGGCTTTATGACCAGCATCAGCTCCCTCTGCCCACGGTAGTGATCACCACACTTCCTGGCTCAGGATCAGACATCCTTAAGCATCTATTCTACAACAACACAGACTTTGTCTACCTGCGCATCCCTACAGAACACTTGGATATACCCGAAACAGAGTTTGAATTTGACTCTTTAGTAGATGCTTGTGAATGGACGCGTTCGGAAGCCCAGTGTGGGCGTTTTAAAATGATTCAGGGCTGGCTGCATTCACTTGTTCACAACACCCACTTATTCCTGCAGAACATCCCACTCCATGACACCAGCCGCCTGAAACCGGCCCAAAGACTGAGCCTCTCTCAGGACAAGAGGAGGAGGCTGAGGAGGAGAGAGTCCAAGGCTGAGATGAAAGGCCGGGTGCGAGTCGACAGGGATGTAGAGTATGTCCAAGAGCTGAGGAGACACACGCTGGACTATCCTAACGCCCGTGTAGTTCTCAATCTCTGCAGCGGCAGCTGGGCTCTCAAGCTGCCTTTTCTCCAAGAAGTTATCGGACCTTCCCTGAGAGCTATCTACGTCGTCAGGGACCCTCGTGCATGGATTTATCTGATGCTTTATAATAGCAAACCTAGCCTTTACTCACTCAAGAACATTCCCCAGCATCTAGCTCTTATTTTCAAGCAGGACATGGTTAGTGACAGGTGTCCGACCACGTTTGCGGAGGAGTTTAGGAAGCTGTGGCAGCTCATATCTCGTTCAGAGACCAATCCTGTGCTGTTATTGTCCCATCTGTGGCTGGCTCACACCGCTGCTGTCCTCAGAGTCACAGCTACCTTATCTGAAGAGTCCTATCTTCAAGTCAGGTTTGAGGATGTCGTAAACTATCCTCAAGAGACAGCTGAGAAGATTCACTATTTCCTTGGAATCCCTGTATCTCCTTCAGCCCTGAATCAGCTCATGTTCACCACCTCCACAAACTTGTATAACTTGATGTATGAAGGGGACATTTCACCAGCTAACATCAACAAATGGAGGAGAAACATGCCAAGAAGAGATATCAGACTCATAGAGTACACGTGTGGATTCCTGATGAGGCAACTCGGGTATCAAAGGTTCACTGATTAA